Proteins encoded within one genomic window of Solenopsis invicta isolate M01_SB chromosome 10, UNIL_Sinv_3.0, whole genome shotgun sequence:
- the LOC105197007 gene encoding 4-nitrophenylphosphatase: MSTKDITKFSPKQLEEFLQSFDTVLSDIDGVLWQLNKPIEGASETLTKLQNFGKKVYLVTNNSTISSEHYYKSVECTRLNLPSDHIINTVKLIIWYLKKIDFQGEVLAIVPVRTRKLFKEAGIRLTEQPRVFETDPVATIKEVLDRPSVKAVVFDFDITCNWSMLALAVSCLKRKDVLYITGATDEWLPVGSMTIMGPGPLMNMINTLSGRKPISCGKPSQNLKDYILEKSNNLERCLFIGDTAKQDMKFASMCGCIKLLVGTGLDTLEKTQQEDDTCPDYYLPSLGQLFSVCSDAQYVTNKS; encoded by the exons ATGTCAACTAAagatattactaaattttcacCAAAACAGCTGGAAGAATTTTTACAATCCTTCGATACAGTGTTAAGTGATATAGACG GAGTCTTATGGCAATTGAATAAACCAATTGAAGGTGCTTCCGAAACtttaacaaaattgcaaaactTTGGCAAAAAAGTGTATCTAGTCACGAATAACAGCACGATATCATCAGAACATTATTATAAGTCCGTTGAATGTACCCGTTTGAATTTACCTTCG GACCACATAATCAACACTGTAAAACTAATTATTTGGTATCTGAAGAAGATTGACTTTCAAGGTGAGGTTTTAGCCATTGTTCCAGTTCGAACTCGAAAACTTTTCAAAGAGGCAGGAATACGATTGACAGAGCAA CCACGTGTTTTCGAAACAGATCCAGTTGCGACCATTAAAGAAGTCCTTGATAGACCATCTGTTAAAGCAGTTGTTTTTGATTTTGACATAACTTGCAACTGGTCAATGCTAGCATTAGCAGTATCATGTCTCAAACGTAAGGATGTGTTGTATATAACAGGAGCAACAGATGAATGGCTCCCCGTAGGATCAATGACTATCATGG GTCCTGGACCACTAATGAATATGATCAATACGCTGTCTGGAAGGAAACCAATTTCATGTGGCAAACCtagtcaaaatttaaaagattatattttagaaaaaagcaaCAACCTAGAAAGATGTTTATTTATCGGTGACAC GGCTAAGCAGGACATGAAGTTTGCTTCGATGTGTGGATGCATAAAACTTTTGGTTGGCACAGGACTTGATACACTAGAAAAGACACAACAAGAAGATGATACCTGTCCAGATTACTATCTTCCTAGCTTAGGTCAGTTATTTTCCGTCTGTAGCGATGCACAATATGTTACCAACAAATCATAG